The proteins below are encoded in one region of uncultured Eubacteriales bacterium:
- the rbr gene encoding Rubrerythrin-1 yields MPTAFETSVTRMNLMRAFAGESQARNRYVFAAGLARKKNLQVLEGVFLFTASQEEQHGKLYYNQLEALSGQNIQIDGTYPVDIFPDMLRHLRAAQHNEYQEWDHDYAGFARVAKEEGFEQVSHLFSSIAAIEKTHGDRFGRFADLLEQDKLFVSEVKCQWMCLKCGHILDATMAPATCPVCRHPQGYFVRVEMAPYQI; encoded by the coding sequence ATGCCTACCGCATTTGAAACCAGTGTAACCCGGATGAACCTGATGCGCGCCTTCGCGGGGGAGAGTCAGGCCCGCAACCGCTATGTCTTCGCCGCTGGCCTCGCTAGGAAGAAGAACCTCCAGGTGTTGGAGGGGGTATTCCTCTTCACCGCCAGCCAGGAGGAGCAGCACGGCAAACTCTACTACAACCAATTGGAGGCCCTCTCGGGGCAGAACATCCAGATTGATGGCACCTACCCGGTGGATATCTTCCCCGATATGCTCCGTCACCTCCGGGCCGCTCAGCACAACGAGTACCAGGAGTGGGACCACGACTACGCGGGTTTCGCGCGGGTCGCTAAGGAGGAGGGGTTCGAGCAGGTGAGCCACCTCTTCTCCAGCATCGCCGCCATCGAGAAGACTCACGGGGACCGGTTCGGGCGGTTCGCTGATTTACTGGAGCAGGACAAGCTCTTCGTCTCCGAGGTGAAGTGCCAATGGATGTGCCTCAAGTGCGGGCATATTCTGGATGCTACCATGGCCCCCGCTACCTGTCCGGTATGCCGCCACCCTCAGGGCTACTTTGTCCGGGTGGAGATGGCGCCTTATCAGATATAA
- a CDS encoding conserved hypothetical protein (Evidence 4 : Homologs of previously reported genes of unknown function), producing the protein MTPTELLQFLSVLEKLKCNTRHCWTSTGRHETVAAHSWRLAVMALLMKDELGDVDMEKVLRMCLIHDFGEAVTGDIPAFDKTASDEETETQAIASMLALLPEPLHSELAVLFTEMDALETPEAKVYKTLDKMEAVIQHNEAPLDTWTPLEHTLNLTYGEENASEFPYLASLRAKVRCATEEKLK; encoded by the coding sequence ATGACGCCCACTGAACTCCTGCAATTCCTCTCCGTCTTAGAAAAGCTCAAATGCAATACCCGCCACTGCTGGACCTCCACAGGGCGGCACGAGACGGTAGCCGCCCATTCCTGGCGTCTGGCGGTGATGGCTCTCCTCATGAAGGACGAGCTGGGGGATGTGGACATGGAAAAGGTTTTGCGTATGTGCCTCATCCATGACTTTGGCGAGGCCGTTACCGGCGACATCCCCGCCTTTGACAAGACGGCTTCTGACGAGGAAACTGAAACCCAAGCCATTGCCTCCATGCTCGCCCTCCTGCCGGAGCCTTTACATAGCGAGCTCGCCGTCCTCTTTACCGAGATGGACGCGCTGGAGACCCCGGAGGCGAAGGTATACAAGACCCTGGATAAAATGGAGGCCGTCATCCAGCACAACGAGGCCCCCCTGGACACCTGGACGCCCTTGGAGCACACCCTCAACCTCACCTATGGCGAGGAGAATGCCAGTGAATTCCCCTACTTAGCCTCCCTCCGGGCCAAGGTCCGCTGTGCCACCGAGGAGAAACTCAAATAA
- a CDS encoding exported hypothetical protein (Evidence 5 : No homology to any previously reported sequences): protein MRNRLSALLAALLIAALSGCTTPAPSVSPSASDGGTGAYTPGTYSAKAQGYRGEVTVTLTVDENNITDVSIEGSDETPEVGGAALDTLAENVKKANSSQIDGVSGATVTSDAVKEATAAALAEAKR, encoded by the coding sequence ATGAGAAACCGCCTGTCCGCGCTCCTCGCCGCCCTGCTGATTGCCGCCCTGTCCGGCTGCACCACCCCCGCTCCCTCTGTCTCTCCCAGCGCCAGCGACGGCGGCACGGGCGCGTATACTCCCGGCACTTACTCCGCCAAGGCCCAGGGCTACCGGGGCGAGGTCACGGTCACCCTCACGGTGGACGAGAACAATATCACCGACGTCTCCATCGAAGGTTCTGACGAGACCCCGGAGGTAGGCGGTGCAGCCCTTGACACCCTGGCGGAGAACGTCAAAAAAGCGAACTCCAGCCAGATCGACGGCGTTTCCGGCGCGACGGTTACCTCCGACGCCGTGAAGGAGGCTACGGCTGCGGCCCTGGCCGAGGCAAAACGGTAA
- a CDS encoding Pseudouridine synthase translates to MNEKKKKQNTDYQVGEAGMLLPFLLERVKGKSRNTVKGLLSRKQVQVDGKTVTKFDHPLRPGQTVTLLPPPEYQPPKAPFEFLYEDGDILVIDKPAGLLTVATEKEKNRTAYHMVTDYVRECSHGGRVFVVHRLDRDTSGVVLFAKNEETKRALQENWGENVEKRVYLAVVEGRPPKEKGTCRSWLLETVTHLVWSGGPDSGGKEAITHYEVLASEGGYSLLRVSLDTGRKNQIRVQMQELGCPVAGDKQYGAATSPMGRLGLHACELAFADPRTGERVSFTAPTPREFKKLFPSWKERG, encoded by the coding sequence ATGAACGAGAAAAAGAAAAAGCAGAACACCGATTATCAGGTAGGGGAGGCGGGTATGTTGCTCCCCTTCCTGCTGGAGCGGGTGAAGGGCAAATCCCGCAACACGGTGAAGGGTCTGCTCTCCCGCAAACAGGTCCAGGTAGATGGGAAGACGGTGACCAAATTTGACCACCCCCTCCGGCCGGGGCAGACCGTTACCCTCCTGCCGCCGCCCGAGTATCAGCCGCCCAAGGCCCCCTTTGAGTTCTTGTACGAGGACGGGGACATTCTGGTCATAGATAAGCCCGCCGGGCTCCTCACTGTAGCCACCGAAAAGGAGAAGAACCGTACGGCCTACCACATGGTGACCGATTACGTCCGCGAGTGCAGCCACGGGGGGAGGGTCTTCGTGGTCCACAGGCTGGACCGGGACACCTCTGGTGTGGTGCTCTTCGCTAAAAACGAGGAGACCAAACGTGCTCTCCAGGAAAACTGGGGAGAGAACGTGGAGAAACGTGTGTACCTCGCCGTGGTGGAGGGCCGCCCGCCCAAGGAGAAGGGCACCTGCCGATCCTGGCTTTTGGAGACGGTGACCCACCTGGTCTGGTCCGGCGGTCCGGACAGCGGCGGGAAGGAGGCCATCACCCATTACGAGGTGCTGGCAAGCGAGGGGGGCTACTCCCTTCTCCGTGTGAGCCTGGACACCGGGCGGAAGAACCAGATCCGGGTGCAGATGCAGGAGCTGGGCTGCCCCGTGGCGGGGGATAAGCAGTACGGTGCGGCTACAAGTCCCATGGGGCGCCTGGGTCTCCACGCCTGCGAGCTGGCCTTTGCCGACCCGCGTACCGGTGAGCGGGTGTCCTTTACCGCGCCCACGCCGAGGGAATTTAAAAAGCTCTTCCCCAGCTGGAAAGAGCGGGGTTAA
- a CDS encoding 8-oxoguanine DNA-glycosylase (Ogg): MFTITIPDMDLEQIAASGQCFTWRRLGEGRFSILSHGRTLTAAQEGEVFSFSCTEEEFDRHWRDYFDLGTDYADIKAAIDPADPCLTAAAAFGGGIRILRQDFWEVMVSFLISQNNNITRITRSVTALCEHYGPVGAFPRPDDLQGVPAAAFETLGLGYRAKYLAALASDMSGGGLEELEEALESCDDADATAILTTLYGIGKKVADCILLFGLHRIDFFPLDTHIKKILARHYPSGFPFERYRGSLGVLQQYLFYYDLKKPPSV, from the coding sequence ATGTTCACGATAACGATACCCGACATGGACTTAGAGCAGATCGCCGCCTCGGGCCAGTGTTTCACATGGCGGCGACTGGGCGAGGGGCGATTTTCCATTCTCTCTCATGGCCGTACCCTCACCGCCGCCCAAGAGGGCGAGGTCTTCTCGTTCTCCTGCACCGAGGAGGAATTTGACCGCCACTGGCGCGATTACTTCGACCTCGGCACCGACTATGCCGACATCAAGGCCGCCATCGACCCCGCCGACCCCTGTCTCACCGCCGCCGCGGCCTTTGGCGGCGGCATCCGCATCCTGCGGCAGGACTTCTGGGAGGTGATGGTCTCCTTCCTCATCTCTCAGAACAACAACATCACTCGCATCACCCGGAGTGTCACCGCCCTGTGCGAACACTACGGCCCGGTTGGGGCTTTCCCCCGGCCCGATGACCTGCAGGGCGTCCCCGCCGCCGCGTTCGAGACCCTGGGCTTGGGGTACCGGGCCAAGTATCTCGCCGCCTTGGCCTCGGATATGAGTGGCGGCGGTCTGGAGGAACTGGAGGAGGCCCTGGAGTCCTGCGATGATGCTGATGCCACCGCGATCCTCACCACCCTCTATGGCATCGGCAAAAAGGTGGCCGACTGCATCCTCCTCTTCGGCCTCCACCGAATCGACTTTTTCCCGCTGGACACCCACATCAAAAAGATCCTGGCCCGGCACTACCCCTCCGGTTTCCCCTTCGAGCGCTACCGGGGCAGCCTGGGCGTTCTCCAGCAGTACTTATTCTATTACGACCTGAAAAAGCCGCCGTCTGTCTAG
- a CDS encoding hypothetical protein (Evidence 5 : No homology to any previously reported sequences), with amino-acid sequence MADGGILFLDEVHCLTGECQEKLFLFMDQGIYHMIGDNETWYSSRYTWSWPPPRRRRSPS; translated from the coding sequence ATGGCGGATGGGGGCATCCTCTTCCTGGACGAGGTGCACTGCCTGACAGGGGAGTGCCAGGAAAAGCTGTTCCTCTTCATGGACCAGGGGATCTACCACATGATCGGGGACAACGAGACCTGGTATTCCTCCAGGTATACCTGGTCATGGCCACCACCGAGACGCCGGAGATCGCCCTCCTGA
- a CDS encoding hypothetical protein (Evidence 5 : No homology to any previously reported sequences), translated as MQEKKELRYRLFKSEAKRVGREVAVSSQAYETLLDYIFTENIGQMRKCIRASMANAMLESKAPAPAVLEIHLQHLPPYLLQSGAARQWEGDGKRAMLTLAQLQEQQNGEQRLCRFNSELLAQIGQMGDQSKSPEDFFASCRILLEQYLDDLYTDPQKEANPRRVLYSDLLKSICESVGKKLGLTFRATMYLISAVYPGAGYLRAAYKGASLVYNQFLVRDADLVGTEALSPATLLHLISSYSVYNSE; from the coding sequence TTGCAGGAGAAAAAAGAGCTCCGCTACCGCCTCTTTAAGTCCGAGGCGAAGCGGGTGGGCCGTGAGGTGGCGGTGAGCAGCCAGGCCTATGAAACGCTGCTGGACTACATCTTCACTGAGAACATTGGCCAGATGCGCAAATGCATCCGGGCCAGCATGGCAAACGCCATGCTGGAGAGCAAGGCCCCCGCCCCGGCGGTGCTGGAGATTCACCTCCAGCACTTGCCGCCCTACCTCCTACAGAGCGGGGCGGCCCGGCAATGGGAGGGGGACGGAAAGCGGGCGATGCTGACTTTGGCCCAGCTCCAGGAGCAGCAGAATGGGGAGCAGCGTCTCTGCCGCTTCAACAGCGAGTTGCTCGCCCAGATCGGGCAGATGGGAGACCAGAGCAAGAGCCCGGAGGACTTTTTTGCCTCCTGCCGCATCCTGCTGGAGCAGTATTTGGACGACCTGTACACCGACCCGCAGAAAGAGGCCAACCCCCGCCGGGTGCTGTACAGCGATCTGCTCAAAAGCATCTGCGAGAGCGTTGGAAAGAAACTTGGACTGACCTTCCGCGCCACGATGTACTTAATCTCTGCTGTCTACCCCGGAGCGGGCTACCTACGTGCGGCCTATAAGGGGGCCAGTCTGGTGTATAACCAATTCCTGGTACGGGACGCGGATCTGGTTGGCACGGAGGCGCTGTCTCCCGCCACGCTTTTGCACCTCATCTCGTCCTACAGCGTCTATAACTCAGAGTAA
- a CDS encoding Serine/Threonine protein kinase and Signal Transduction Histidine Kinase (STHK) with GAF sensor — protein sequence MLQQIKKTESGGANGRMANTSGQYTIQECVHRSESSALFRAVDDRTGEAVILKTVNAETMSPAELAKLRKEYAILSKLKSKYVPEAVDLIKIEDHFFLVLKYSIGVSLAEYMKAHTITVKEFLFLARAIVTGVSDIHRAGIIHKDLNPSNIIYSPQLRRITIIDFGIAAEFSFESSVATDPTVFKGTLAYTSPEQTGRLNRAIDFRTDFYSLGVAFFEMLCGRRPFTSDSPAELIYDHVARVAPLVSAVNPEVPEMLSRIIAKLMSKMPEERYHSAEGLLFDLNRCLTAYDVGWEIPEFDLGRGDCSDRIDVPQKLYGREKEVALLKNAYRETLNGGKCTVFIGGPSGSGKTTLAGELRSLVLQNNGILLCGKYDQYQRNIPHYALFQLLRNLCDVILAESEDRIDAWKERLSKALGEDAALLVDKVPRLTLITGEPQPLPELSPLEASVRFRAAAQRLIAAVASPQRPLVLFLDDVHYIGSGETELLEESVDNGETGSLMIVACYRDNEVDGGHPLILCMNKMASRGANLRRISLAGLDEASVSKLLADTLLCGGTDIDELARLVCGKTHGNPFYIKQFLKLSHTRGLIRFDRAGRAWVWDLESMRASPAEENVVDFLIRNMDQLSPEAVELLSLGACGGRSFSIDLLSRLSGKEAEEVAAILRPAVSLEIIYPLQSDGKKTSLARFQFTHDRFQQAFYTVLPARRRQGIHYALAKWFADPANQQGERVGIQFVIADHYSKSLDAAPTAREKRRVAEILLSAAHAASLLSSFDMALRYLEQIITAMGELGPADNAFTFKVYAAYHLALCGLPRYEEADEAYRLLQSLAPSPIDLADSSGLQAVGLSNRGKYKEAFYLAVGLLERLGVPFRKEATLDDGIYDEIAACYAELEKRKFSEGSGVMETTDRNEVGIQKLLNRLITIVLFFNPAYSSWVILTNAQRILAHGYTPGGLHLYASVSSALVPLRNDYRMAYTAAREGMRLAEKSAFKNETFRIYHTFSLVDCHWFEDVKNSIPYARESLAGNHAVGDFEFACYSYFTTQQAVLETCQRLGELAAESEAAQSYAAKMENQHALGSYLSYAQLYKALKGATRTPGSFDDDAFSEALHLENVRGDPMAQCYYYILRGLSAAIYLDYDTAFELTEKAVPLLSTLTGFYLLALHNFLHSLSVCKRLENHDCGAEERRRLWGTLEANQKWLGERAADSPANFLHLHSVIDAEITALRGTAAELVARYEQAMEQAATAGRPYHYAMICELAAMRFLKRKAPATAGNFLREAYSAYLAWEAEGKVEQLRRNSTSLLTVRHAARRGAVGTLSMSGNGMTQSAIDFNALITASQTISGEMELTAILDKLISILQEVSGAQDIYYLTQDGEGGYLIRAEGHCENGRHLAEELPARADRVSLGVVHYVVRTGETIVLDNASTSNVFEQDEHIAAFGSRSVLCMPVTNKGDLKGVLYLENRLVDGAFDKGRLEALTIIASQLAISLENAYLYGNLQFLVDDKTKELREEIRVRKAAEKRLEQMANHDTLTGLPNRRMFQSHLEQSIKAAEYEKAAIAVLFIDLDGFKLINDRYGHDKGDAALVAIADRLASTVRSCDMISRLGGDEFVLVVENVKSREIIETLCSRIIDTVRRPIELSPSGITVALTASIGVSLLGEDGTTAEALITNSDRAMYEAKRRGKDQHAFYQSE from the coding sequence ATGTTGCAGCAGATAAAAAAGACGGAATCCGGGGGGGCGAACGGCAGGATGGCGAACACCTCAGGACAGTATACGATACAAGAATGTGTGCACCGTTCCGAGAGCAGTGCCCTTTTTAGAGCGGTGGATGACCGAACCGGCGAGGCCGTAATTTTAAAGACCGTGAACGCGGAGACCATGAGCCCGGCGGAGCTGGCAAAGCTCCGGAAGGAATACGCCATTTTGTCTAAGCTGAAGAGCAAGTATGTACCTGAGGCCGTCGACCTCATCAAGATTGAGGATCATTTTTTCCTGGTTTTAAAATACAGCATCGGTGTTTCCCTGGCGGAGTACATGAAGGCGCATACGATCACCGTCAAAGAATTCCTGTTTCTTGCAAGGGCCATCGTGACCGGGGTTTCGGATATTCACAGAGCCGGTATTATCCACAAAGACTTAAACCCGTCCAATATCATCTACAGCCCTCAGCTGCGGAGGATCACCATCATCGACTTCGGCATTGCCGCCGAGTTCTCTTTTGAGAGCTCGGTGGCCACCGACCCCACGGTCTTTAAGGGGACGCTTGCGTACACCTCCCCGGAGCAGACGGGGAGACTGAACCGGGCCATCGACTTCCGGACAGACTTTTACTCTCTGGGCGTTGCCTTCTTCGAAATGCTCTGCGGCCGCCGCCCCTTTACGTCGGACAGCCCCGCCGAACTTATTTACGACCATGTGGCGCGGGTAGCGCCCTTGGTGAGCGCGGTGAATCCCGAGGTGCCTGAGATGCTGTCCAGGATTATCGCCAAGCTGATGTCCAAAATGCCCGAGGAGCGGTATCACAGCGCGGAGGGATTGCTGTTTGACCTGAACCGGTGCCTCACCGCGTACGACGTGGGGTGGGAGATTCCGGAATTCGATCTGGGCCGGGGCGACTGCTCCGACCGCATCGACGTGCCTCAAAAGCTTTATGGCCGCGAAAAAGAGGTCGCACTTCTGAAGAATGCCTACCGGGAGACGCTGAACGGCGGGAAATGCACCGTCTTTATCGGCGGGCCGTCGGGGAGCGGCAAGACGACTCTGGCGGGGGAGCTCCGCAGTCTCGTGCTCCAGAACAATGGAATCCTGCTCTGCGGAAAGTATGACCAGTACCAGCGCAATATTCCGCACTACGCCCTCTTCCAGCTGCTGCGGAACCTGTGCGATGTGATCCTTGCAGAGAGCGAAGATAGGATCGATGCCTGGAAGGAGCGCCTATCCAAGGCCCTGGGCGAGGACGCCGCACTTCTCGTAGACAAGGTGCCCCGCCTGACACTGATCACCGGGGAGCCCCAGCCCCTGCCCGAGCTGTCGCCCCTTGAGGCCAGCGTGCGGTTCCGGGCAGCGGCGCAGCGGCTGATTGCCGCCGTTGCCTCTCCCCAGCGTCCGCTGGTTCTCTTTTTGGACGATGTTCACTATATCGGCTCTGGGGAGACAGAGCTCCTGGAGGAGAGCGTGGACAACGGCGAGACCGGCAGCCTGATGATCGTCGCCTGTTACCGGGACAACGAGGTAGACGGCGGACACCCGCTGATCCTCTGCATGAATAAGATGGCCAGCCGGGGCGCAAACCTCCGCCGGATCTCCCTTGCCGGGCTGGACGAGGCGTCGGTGTCCAAGCTCCTGGCAGATACACTCCTCTGCGGCGGTACGGATATAGACGAGCTTGCCCGGCTGGTATGCGGCAAGACCCATGGGAACCCGTTTTACATCAAGCAATTTTTAAAGCTCAGCCACACGCGGGGGCTGATTCGGTTCGACCGGGCCGGCCGCGCCTGGGTCTGGGATTTGGAGTCCATGCGTGCCAGCCCCGCGGAGGAGAACGTGGTGGACTTCCTCATCAGGAATATGGACCAGCTCTCCCCCGAGGCGGTGGAGCTGCTCTCCCTGGGCGCCTGCGGCGGCCGGAGCTTTTCCATTGACCTTCTGAGTCGCCTCTCCGGAAAAGAGGCGGAGGAGGTTGCCGCCATTTTGAGACCGGCCGTGTCGCTGGAGATCATCTATCCCCTTCAGAGTGACGGAAAGAAAACCAGCCTTGCCCGGTTTCAATTTACCCACGACCGCTTTCAGCAGGCGTTTTATACGGTCCTGCCCGCGCGCAGGCGGCAGGGCATCCACTACGCGCTGGCGAAGTGGTTTGCCGACCCCGCCAACCAGCAGGGAGAGCGGGTGGGCATACAGTTCGTCATCGCGGACCACTATTCCAAGTCCCTTGACGCCGCCCCCACGGCGCGGGAGAAAAGGCGCGTCGCGGAGATCCTGCTGAGCGCGGCCCATGCCGCCAGTCTTCTGTCCTCCTTCGACATGGCCCTGCGCTATCTGGAGCAGATCATCACCGCGATGGGGGAGCTGGGGCCAGCCGACAACGCCTTCACCTTCAAGGTCTATGCCGCGTACCATCTGGCCCTGTGCGGTCTGCCCAGGTATGAGGAGGCGGACGAGGCGTACCGCCTGCTCCAGAGCCTGGCTCCCTCGCCCATTGACTTGGCAGACAGCTCCGGCCTCCAGGCTGTGGGCCTCTCCAACCGCGGCAAGTATAAAGAGGCATTCTATCTCGCTGTTGGGCTGCTGGAGCGCCTGGGCGTGCCCTTCAGGAAGGAGGCGACCCTTGACGACGGGATCTATGACGAAATAGCCGCCTGTTATGCCGAACTGGAGAAAAGGAAATTCAGCGAAGGCTCGGGTGTAATGGAAACCACCGATAGAAACGAGGTCGGTATTCAAAAGCTTCTCAACAGGCTGATCACGATCGTGTTGTTCTTCAATCCGGCGTATTCCTCCTGGGTGATCCTGACCAATGCCCAGCGGATCCTTGCGCACGGCTATACGCCCGGGGGGCTGCATCTCTATGCAAGCGTGTCGTCGGCCCTCGTGCCGCTGCGCAATGACTACAGGATGGCGTATACCGCCGCGCGGGAGGGCATGCGGCTCGCGGAAAAATCCGCTTTTAAAAACGAGACCTTCCGCATTTATCATACGTTCTCTCTGGTTGATTGCCATTGGTTTGAGGATGTGAAAAACAGTATTCCCTACGCGCGGGAGTCGTTGGCGGGCAACCACGCGGTGGGTGACTTCGAGTTTGCCTGCTACAGCTACTTCACCACCCAGCAGGCCGTGCTGGAGACCTGTCAGCGCCTGGGTGAGCTGGCCGCCGAGAGCGAGGCTGCCCAGTCCTACGCTGCGAAGATGGAGAACCAACACGCCCTTGGGAGCTACCTCAGCTATGCGCAGCTCTATAAGGCGCTAAAGGGTGCCACCAGGACCCCCGGCAGCTTTGACGACGACGCTTTCAGCGAGGCGCTCCACCTGGAGAACGTGCGGGGGGACCCCATGGCCCAGTGCTATTACTACATCCTCCGCGGCCTCTCCGCCGCCATCTATCTCGATTATGACACCGCCTTCGAGCTGACTGAGAAAGCGGTGCCCCTACTGAGCACCCTCACCGGGTTTTACCTATTGGCTCTCCACAACTTCCTCCACTCCCTCTCCGTCTGTAAGCGGCTGGAGAACCACGACTGCGGCGCGGAGGAGAGAAGACGCCTCTGGGGCACCCTGGAGGCAAACCAAAAGTGGCTGGGGGAGCGGGCCGCCGATTCGCCTGCCAACTTCCTCCATCTGCACAGCGTCATCGACGCGGAAATCACAGCGCTGCGCGGCACCGCCGCTGAGCTGGTGGCCCGCTATGAGCAGGCCATGGAGCAGGCCGCAACCGCTGGCCGACCCTACCATTATGCCATGATCTGTGAGCTGGCGGCGATGCGGTTCCTTAAGCGGAAAGCACCAGCTACCGCGGGCAATTTTCTGCGGGAGGCGTACTCTGCCTACCTTGCCTGGGAGGCGGAGGGGAAGGTAGAGCAGCTCCGCCGGAACAGCACCAGCCTGCTTACAGTGCGCCACGCCGCCCGGCGAGGCGCCGTCGGCACACTGTCCATGTCCGGCAATGGCATGACCCAGTCGGCCATCGATTTTAACGCGCTTATTACCGCGTCCCAGACCATTTCCGGAGAAATGGAATTGACGGCCATCCTCGATAAGCTCATCAGCATCCTGCAGGAGGTCTCGGGGGCGCAGGACATCTACTACCTGACGCAGGACGGGGAGGGCGGCTATCTTATCCGCGCGGAGGGCCACTGTGAGAACGGCAGACACCTCGCGGAGGAGCTGCCCGCGCGGGCGGACCGGGTCTCGCTGGGCGTCGTGCACTACGTGGTGAGGACAGGGGAGACCATCGTCCTGGATAACGCGTCTACTTCCAATGTTTTTGAGCAGGACGAGCATATCGCGGCGTTTGGCTCGCGGTCTGTCCTGTGTATGCCGGTGACCAACAAGGGAGACCTAAAGGGGGTCCTTTATCTCGAAAACAGGCTGGTCGATGGAGCCTTCGACAAGGGGCGCCTGGAGGCACTGACCATCATCGCCTCTCAGCTCGCCATTTCCCTGGAAAACGCCTACCTCTACGGAAACCTTCAATTTTTGGTGGACGACAAGACCAAGGAGCTGCGGGAGGAGATCAGAGTCCGCAAGGCTGCCGAAAAGCGCCTGGAGCAGATGGCGAACCACGACACCCTCACCGGTCTGCCCAACCGCCGGATGTTCCAAAGCCACCTGGAGCAGTCTATAAAGGCGGCGGAATACGAGAAGGCCGCGATCGCGGTCCTGTTCATCGACCTGGATGGATTCAAGCTCATCAACGACCGCTATGGTCACGACAAGGGGGACGCGGCCCTGGTCGCCATCGCGGACCGGCTGGCCAGCACGGTCAGGAGCTGCGATATGATCTCCCGGCTGGGGGGAGATGAATTCGTCCTGGTAGTGGAGAATGTGAAGAGCAGGGAGATTATCGAAACACTCTGCAGCCGGATCATCGACACGGTGCGCAGACCAATTGAGCTCAGCCCCTCCGGGATCACCGTGGCGCTCACCGCCAGCATCGGGGTAAGCCTTCTCGGGGAGGACGGGACCACGGCGGAGGCGCTGATCACCAATTCCGACCGGGCCATGTATGAGGCAAAGCGGCGCGGAAAGGACCAGCACGCCTTCTATCAAAGCGAATAG